The Cellulophaga sp. RHA19 genome includes the window CTATATCACCATCAACTATATTATAGGTGATAGCTTTTAATCCCATAACTCTTTCCCTATTTCCCTGAGATGCTTTATAAAGCCTAATAGGCTTTGTAGCAAAATCATAACCATCTTTATTATAAATTTTAACTCTTTCAAATACCTCTGTAACTAATTCAAAACCGTTAGCATTATCATATTTAAAATAACTGCTTCTTTTTTTATATAAATAAGCTGCACTTGCAGATGAGTCTAAAGGATGTACCTTTTCATTTAGTTCTTGAATAGATACTTTTCCAAAATCATAATCTTGAGCAGAAATTAAGCTAATGGTTAAACTGAATAGTACTACTAAACTGTATTTTTTAATCATAATAAATTGGGTTATTTGGTTGTGGGGTTTTAGCTAACTTTTGGTTTATTTTTTCACTAAAACAATTTTAGTATTATCTAGTAATGATACTTTTTTTCTAAAGTCACGATAGTCTTTGTATTTCTCTTTTGGATAATATCCTTCTTTAATAAGTAATTTTCTTTTGTACTCTACATTTTTTAAGTCTTCTGATAACTTATAAGATACACTGTACATTCCAAATTCGTTTTCTATTAAAGTGTCATTAGGCATTGCCTCAACTTTAAAACTATTAGGAAGCAAAATATTAAACTCATCTTCATCTAAATAGCCTCTTTGTATTTCTAAAGGCAACTTTCTATTTCTATACCTATCTGGTACTCCATTATTTCTGTTTAACGCATTTACCCTAAACAACAATCTCTCTCCGCTTACAGAAGCGTAGTTTACTGCCTCTAAACTAACTTTTTCAGTAAATACAATACTGTCTCTATTATTTAAAAAATTATAATTATTAATAGTTAAGTTGTTTATATAACTCCAGTAAGATGCATAATGCTTTTTAACATCAGTAGATGCCTTTCTTTCTATACTAAACCTATCATCATACTGTATTCCCTTTGTAGTAATAACTGCATCTGCAGAAATTGTTCCTGTATTAGACAATGTAATACGAGCTTCTGTTTTCTGATAATTATCTTCATTAACATAACTATCCGTTTGTACCAACTCACCTCCATCTGGCTTTATTACGTGTACCATTCTACCATCTGTAAAATCTCCTAAAAATCCAAATGGATGTATCTGAGACGTACAATCAATCCAATAATACTTATCACTGCTTTCTATTGCTAAAATTACATGGTTACCTTCTGCCAGTGATGCAAAATCTTTTTTAAAACTTTCTTTATAATTACCAGCCTCTACGTGAGTATAAAATGCTTTTACGCCAACTGCCTGTAATAAGGCCATTGTGTAATTAGATAATCCTTTACAATCTCCATACTTTACCCTATCTACATCTAATGCAGATATAGGCTGCATACCTCCAATACCTACCTGTACACTTATATACCTTGTATTATCCTGCACATACTTATATACAATTTTTGCTTTTTCAATATCGGATTTAGCTTCTTTTGTTAATGATTTTATTGTATTTATGGTAGATTCTGGTAACTTATCTCTATTAACTAATAAATTAGAGTACATCCATTTACCTAAATCTTGCCAAGATTTTATTGAAGCATCGTAACCACCATATGTAAAGTTTATAGGTCTTATTTGCAGTTGTGGTGAAATCTTATGAAAAGCCGGACTTAAACTTTCTTTTTTTAATGCAGGTATATTTTTTACTGCATAAGAAGTACTTCCATTTTTTATTATTTTTTCAACATCTAAACCTGTCAAATTCTGCTCCTTAACTTCTGGCTTAAAGCTTTCATCATCATAAGTTAATGTGATACTACTTTTTTCTGTACTTAAATAAAATGAATCTAAAAAGTACCAAGTAGGTATTAATTCACCAGTATTAGAGTTGGTGTACTCATAAGTAAACTCCATTGTGTAAGGGTAAGCTATTGGAGTATAGTCTAAATATTTTACTCTGGAGTCTGAGTATAATGTACTACCGCTTACTGCACTAACATCTTTAAAGTCTTTTTCTTTAAACTTACCTATTTGTTTACCAAACTGATTGTATACTAAGGCCTGTACAGAAACTACTTTCCTGTCTAAATCATACCCCACAGACGCATGTGTTGCACCATTTCCATACTTATTTAAAACAGTAACAATTCGTCTTAATTTAATACTCATTTTAGTTTTAGAACTAATATGAATATCCATTTGATCTAACCTAACAACAGCATTTGCATTTTTGGTTAAATTGGAATTAATTAATAAAGACTGATGATTAATTTCTTGTGCTTCAGATAGTTGTATGCAAAGAAATAATATAAAGAAAAAAAATACTCTCATTGGTTGGTTTTGGTTGAGCCTAAATTAATAAAAACCCTTAAAAAACCTACAAAAATATATACGATTATTCTTTATTTTTTGTATCCATTATTATTGTTACAGGACCATCATTAAGTAAATCTACTTTCATGTCTGCACCAAAGACACCTGTGCCCACAGACTTACCCATAGTAGTTTCTAATTGCTTAACAAAAGTAGCATATAAAGGTTTTGCAAGTTCTGGCCTTGCTGCTTTTATATAAGAAGGTCTATTACCTTTTTTTGTTGCAGCGTGTAGTGTAAACTGGCTTACAACTATTACATCTCCTTTACAATCTAAAAGAGAGTTATTCATTACTCCGTTTTCGTCATTAAAAATTCTGAGATTTGCAATTTTACGAGTCAACCAATCTATGTCTTCTTTAGTGTCTTCTGCTTCTATTCCTAATAAAATTAAAAGACCTGAATCTATTTTAGAAATTAGTTTTTCGTTAACAGTAACACTTGCTCTTGTTACTCTTTGTATTACTGCTCTCATTTTTTTTCTCCGTAAATATCCTGTCTGTAGTTTTCCTCTTCACCTGTAATCATTTGCACATAACTTTTATATCTGCTCCAAGCAACTTCATCATTCTCTAAGGCATCTTTTACAGCACACTTGGGCTCATCTATATGCAAGCAGTTATTAAACTTACATTCACTTTTTAAAGCAAAAAACTCAGGAAAATAGTCACCTATCTCCTCTTTTTCCATGTCTACTATTCCAAAACCACGTATACCAGGTGTGTCTATAATTTGAGCTCCAAAATCCAAATCGTACATTTCTGCAAATGTTGTGGTGTGCTGTCCTTGCATATGTTGTTCAGATATTTCTTTGGTTTTTATATTTAAATCTTTATCTATAGTATTTACCAAGGTAGATTTACCTACACCAGAATGACCAGAAAACATACTTATTTTTCCTGTCATCATTTCTTTTACCTTATCTACGTTTTTACCTGTTTTTGCAGAAATACCTACGCAAGTATAACCAATACTACGGTACAATGCAGCTAAATATTTAACATCTAAAAGCTCATCTTCGTTATAGGAATCTATCTTATTAAATAATAGAACTGCAGGTATGCCATAAGCTTCCGCCGTCACTAAAAAACGATCTATAAAACTTGTAAATGTTTGCGGATTATTTAACGTTATCATTAAAAAAACCTGATCTAAGTTAGACGCAATTATATGTGTTTGCTTAGATAAGTTTACAGACTTACGTACAATGTAATTTTTGCGGTCTTTAATTTCTGTAATGGTTGCATTGGTTTCATCTCCACTTTTTTCAAGCTCAAAAACAACTTTATCTCCTACTGCAATAGGATTGGTACTTTTTATACCTTTTAAACGGAACTTACCTTTTATCCTACAGTCATAAAACACACCGTCATCTGTTTTTACAGTGTACCAACTTCCAGTAGATTTATAAACAGTTCCTATCATTTTGTATTCTTTATTTTACTTTCTTTTTACAAAGAAACAATATATGTGTTATACTACCGTCTTTTTTTTATCGTTAAAAAAATATATAAACAACAAACAAATTAACAATTATGAAAAAATTATTATTTTTTGCATTTATCCTTTGCTTATCAACAGTAGATTTATCTGCCCAACAATTTAAAGTTATTACTAGTGTTGAGTCTATTGTTCCTAACGGATTAGGAAGATCTAGAATAATTTCTGCCAACGAAGAGAAAGATTACAAAGAGTATACTTCTACACAGACTGAAGAAGATAATACAAGAAACAAATCTAAAAGAGGTGATATTAGAGTTAAAGGTTTTGATGAAACTAAATTACTTAACTTTTATAACATCGGTGGAATTAGATTTCAGAATATAGCTGCTAATGACGCCATTATAACTTCAAAAATTAATGCAATGGTTGCAGAAGGTTGGGAGCTAGCCTTTGTAACTAGTGCTGTAGAAAGTGAAGCTGGTAAAGGTGATGGTAAAGGTATTTTTATTACCAGATATATTTTTAAGAAAAAATAATTTATTAAACCTTTTTATAAAAATCCCGATGCATTTTACATCGGGATTTTTTTATCTCTAAAATTATCCTTTAATAATTTTTTCTTGGTGGTTTATAGACTCTTGGTGTATTGCTTTAAACATTTTTAAAACAAACTCTTCACTTAAGCCTTTAGACTCACCTTCTAAAATCATAGCTCCTAAAATTTCGTTCCATCTTGTAGATTGCAAAACAGCAACGTTTTTTTCTTTTTTAAGCGCTCCAATTCCGTCAGAAATTTTCATTCTTTTTCCTAAAGTTTCAATTAACTGTGCATCAATAACATCTATTTGTGCACGTAAATTACTTAAATCTTTATTGTATTCCGCTTCAGGGTCTGATTCTTTTCTTATTTTTAAATCGCGCATAATTTGCACTAATTTTTCTGGTGTTACTTGTTGTGCAGCATCACTCCATGCATTATCTGGATCAAAGTGAGTTTCTACCATTAATCCATCAAAATTAAGATCTAATGCTGTTTGTGACACATCAAAAATCATATCTCTGTTTCCTGTAATATGAGACGGATCGTTAATTAATGGTAAATCTGGAAATCTATTTTTAAACTCAATAGCCAGTTGCCATTCTGGTATGTTTCTATATTTTGTTTTCTCGTAAGTAGAAAAACCTCTGTGTATTGCACCTAAATTTTTAATTCCCGCAGTATGTAAACGCTCTATACCACCTAACCACAAAGATAAGTCTGGGTTAATTGGGTTTTTTACCAATACAATTTTATCTGTACCAGCTAAAGCATCTGCAATTTCTTGCATGATAAACGGACTTACAGATGTACGTGCACCAATCCATAATAAATCTATATCATGTTCTAATGCCAATTCTACGTGGGCTCTATTTGCAACCTCCGTACAGGTTTTCATTCCTGTTTCTTCTTTTACTTTTTGCAACCACTTAAGACCTAACAAGCCTACACCTTCAAAATTCCCTGGACGAGTTCTTGGCTTCCAAATACCTGCTCTATAATAACTTACATCGGTATCTTTTAATTGATGAGCAATTTTTAAAACTTGCTCTTCTGTTTCAGCACTACACGGCCCTGCTATTACTAGTGGATGATCTAGTTTCATGTCATCCAACCATGTTCTCATTTCTTTTGAATTTTCCATCTTTACTTAATTTTTATTCTGGGGTATTCCGTTTAATATTTCTTTTATTTTGTTTGCGTTTTCCATTTCATCATAAATACCTTTAAAATTGTCTTCTTCAATCATTTTTTTAAAGGCATTTAAATTCTGAATATATTCTTCTAATGTTTCTAAAACATTGGTTTTATTCTGCTTAAAAATTGGCGTCCACATTGCTGGCGAACTTTTTGCCAAACGTACTGTACTCTCAAATCCACTGCCCGCCATATCAAATATATCACGTTCATTTTTTTCTTTCTCAATAACCGTCTTTCCTAACATAAAAGAGCTAATATGAGATAAATGAGACACGTATGCTATGTGTTTATCATGCGCTTCTACATTCATATATCTTATACGCATTCCCATTTCTCTAAAAAGATCTAAAGCCTTTTCCTGCAACTTAAATGCTGTTTTTTCTACTTCACAAATAATATTTGTTTTGCCTTTAAACAGGTTTTCTATAGCTGCAGATGGTCCAGAAAATTCTGTTCCTGCAATTGGGTGGCACGCAATAAAATTTCTTCTTTTAGGATGATTTTCTACTTGTTTACAAATTAAACCTTTAGTAGAACCCGCATCTAAAACAATAGCATCATCAGTAATTGCATCTAATATTTTTGGCAATTCTACCACCATAACATCTACAGGTATACTCACAATTACAACATCTGCCAATTCCAAGTCTTGATAACTTGCCTTTTGGTCTATTACACCTAAAGACAATGCTTCTTCTACGTGTGCATCATTAATATCTACACCATAAATTTTAGCATCAGCATTTATCCTTTTAATATCCTTGGCCATTGAGCCACCTATTAATCCTATGCCAATTATAAATACGTTCATTACTTATTTTATATGATACAAAAGCTATTGGTCGTAATACAAACTTTAACCAAACTCACTTTTAACTTCTTTATTTAAATCTACTTATTGCTTCTCTTATTTTTTCTTGTGTAACACATAAAGAAAAGCGTATATAACCTTCTCCATTACTACCAAAAATTGTTCCTGGCGTTATAAATACATCTTTACTATATAACACGTCATCTATAAACTCTTCTGATGAAACACTACCGGCTGGCAACTTTGCCCATACAAACATTCCTACTGCATTTTTATCATAAGTACAATTTAATTTATCTGCTAACTGAAAAATTAAATCTCTACGGGTAGCGTATATTTTATTTAATTCTGCAAACCAATCTTTACTACTTTTTAATGCTGCAATAGCTCCTTTTTGTATGCCGTAAAACATACCAGAATCCATATTACTTTTTACTTTTAATACCGCGTTTAAATGTTCTGCGCTACCCAAAACCATACCCACACGCCAGCCTGCCATATTAAAAGTTTTACTAAGCGAGTTTAATTCTAAAGCACAATCTTTAGCATTTTCTATACTTAATATACTTGTTGGCGCATTGTTTAAAACAAAACTATATGGATTGTCATTTACCAATAAAATATTGTTTTTTAAAGCAAATGCAACTAGCTTCTGCAACTGTTCTTTTGTTGCAACAGCACCTGTAGGCATATGCGGGTAACATACCCACATTATTTTAACTTTAGATAAGTCTTGTTTCCCTAAGGCTTCTAAATCTGGAAACCAATTGTTATCTGCAACCAAATCATAACACTTAGGCTCTGCTCCTACTAAATTTGTTACAGATGTATATGTTGGGTAACCCGGATTAGGAATTAAAGCCGCATCACCAACATTTAAAAAAGCCATACTAATGTGCAAAATACCTTCTTTAGAACCCATTAAAGGTAAAATTTCGGTTAACGGGTCTGCGGTAACATTAAAATTAGCCTTATAAAAAGATGCCATACTTTCTCTTAACTCTGGTAAGCCTTGGTAACTTTGGTATTGGTGTGCGCCTGCATCTTCTACTGCATTTTTTATAGCATCTACCACTATTGTAGAAGGTGCTAAATCTGGACTACCAATTCCCATATTTATTATAGGTTTACCGTCTGCCATTAAACCACGTACTTCTCTAAGTTTTTTAGAAAAATAGTATTCTTGTATTTGTTCTAGTCTATCTGCAGTTTTCATTCTCTTCCGTTTTTGTATTCACCTAAAATTTTAAATTCTTCTGCCATTATCTCTAATAATGCTTTGGCTTTTTTATAGTCTTTATACTTTAAAAAAGTAACATCTACAAAGAACGAATACTTCCAAGGTTGTTCTATTACTGGTAGTGATTGTATTTTTGTTAAGTTTAGGTTACAATCACTCATCACATTTAAAACGGCTGCCAAACTCCCACGCTTATGATCTAAAACAAAACGTAA containing:
- the dtd gene encoding D-aminoacyl-tRNA deacylase, with translation MRAVIQRVTRASVTVNEKLISKIDSGLLILLGIEAEDTKEDIDWLTRKIANLRIFNDENGVMNNSLLDCKGDVIVVSQFTLHAATKKGNRPSYIKAARPELAKPLYATFVKQLETTMGKSVGTGVFGADMKVDLLNDGPVTIIMDTKNKE
- a CDS encoding DUF3857 domain-containing transglutaminase family protein — translated: MRVFFFFILFLCIQLSEAQEINHQSLLINSNLTKNANAVVRLDQMDIHISSKTKMSIKLRRIVTVLNKYGNGATHASVGYDLDRKVVSVQALVYNQFGKQIGKFKEKDFKDVSAVSGSTLYSDSRVKYLDYTPIAYPYTMEFTYEYTNSNTGELIPTWYFLDSFYLSTEKSSITLTYDDESFKPEVKEQNLTGLDVEKIIKNGSTSYAVKNIPALKKESLSPAFHKISPQLQIRPINFTYGGYDASIKSWQDLGKWMYSNLLVNRDKLPESTINTIKSLTKEAKSDIEKAKIVYKYVQDNTRYISVQVGIGGMQPISALDVDRVKYGDCKGLSNYTMALLQAVGVKAFYTHVEAGNYKESFKKDFASLAEGNHVILAIESSDKYYWIDCTSQIHPFGFLGDFTDGRMVHVIKPDGGELVQTDSYVNEDNYQKTEARITLSNTGTISADAVITTKGIQYDDRFSIERKASTDVKKHYASYWSYINNLTINNYNFLNNRDSIVFTEKVSLEAVNYASVSGERLLFRVNALNRNNGVPDRYRNRKLPLEIQRGYLDEDEFNILLPNSFKVEAMPNDTLIENEFGMYSVSYKLSEDLKNVEYKRKLLIKEGYYPKEKYKDYRDFRKKVSLLDNTKIVLVKK
- a CDS encoding prephenate dehydrogenase — translated: MNVFIIGIGLIGGSMAKDIKRINADAKIYGVDINDAHVEEALSLGVIDQKASYQDLELADVVIVSIPVDVMVVELPKILDAITDDAIVLDAGSTKGLICKQVENHPKRRNFIACHPIAGTEFSGPSAAIENLFKGKTNIICEVEKTAFKLQEKALDLFREMGMRIRYMNVEAHDKHIAYVSHLSHISSFMLGKTVIEKEKNERDIFDMAGSGFESTVRLAKSSPAMWTPIFKQNKTNVLETLEEYIQNLNAFKKMIEEDNFKGIYDEMENANKIKEILNGIPQNKN
- a CDS encoding pyridoxal phosphate-dependent aminotransferase, with the translated sequence MKTADRLEQIQEYYFSKKLREVRGLMADGKPIINMGIGSPDLAPSTIVVDAIKNAVEDAGAHQYQSYQGLPELRESMASFYKANFNVTADPLTEILPLMGSKEGILHISMAFLNVGDAALIPNPGYPTYTSVTNLVGAEPKCYDLVADNNWFPDLEALGKQDLSKVKIMWVCYPHMPTGAVATKEQLQKLVAFALKNNILLVNDNPYSFVLNNAPTSILSIENAKDCALELNSLSKTFNMAGWRVGMVLGSAEHLNAVLKVKSNMDSGMFYGIQKGAIAALKSSKDWFAELNKIYATRRDLIFQLADKLNCTYDKNAVGMFVWAKLPAGSVSSEEFIDDVLYSKDVFITPGTIFGSNGEGYIRFSLCVTQEKIREAISRFK
- a CDS encoding bifunctional 3-deoxy-7-phosphoheptulonate synthase/chorismate mutase type II, with translation MENSKEMRTWLDDMKLDHPLVIAGPCSAETEEQVLKIAHQLKDTDVSYYRAGIWKPRTRPGNFEGVGLLGLKWLQKVKEETGMKTCTEVANRAHVELALEHDIDLLWIGARTSVSPFIMQEIADALAGTDKIVLVKNPINPDLSLWLGGIERLHTAGIKNLGAIHRGFSTYEKTKYRNIPEWQLAIEFKNRFPDLPLINDPSHITGNRDMIFDVSQTALDLNFDGLMVETHFDPDNAWSDAAQQVTPEKLVQIMRDLKIRKESDPEAEYNKDLSNLRAQIDVIDAQLIETLGKRMKISDGIGALKKEKNVAVLQSTRWNEILGAMILEGESKGLSEEFVLKMFKAIHQESINHQEKIIKG
- the rsgA gene encoding ribosome small subunit-dependent GTPase A, whose amino-acid sequence is MIGTVYKSTGSWYTVKTDDGVFYDCRIKGKFRLKGIKSTNPIAVGDKVVFELEKSGDETNATITEIKDRKNYIVRKSVNLSKQTHIIASNLDQVFLMITLNNPQTFTSFIDRFLVTAEAYGIPAVLLFNKIDSYNEDELLDVKYLAALYRSIGYTCVGISAKTGKNVDKVKEMMTGKISMFSGHSGVGKSTLVNTIDKDLNIKTKEISEQHMQGQHTTTFAEMYDLDFGAQIIDTPGIRGFGIVDMEKEEIGDYFPEFFALKSECKFNNCLHIDEPKCAVKDALENDEVAWSRYKSYVQMITGEEENYRQDIYGEKK